From the genome of Paraburkholderia flava, one region includes:
- a CDS encoding autotransporter outer membrane beta-barrel domain-containing protein, whose translation MTTRSSRADGPRLSTSSACTTHTTSAASSRYRTLSKPAAMLAAVLPFAGAHVQALAQSCDNQTLPGGPTCATTVGAGATVTGTIVNSGATQRVRGTANATVINASGSQAVSSGGLATTTVIAGGGVQSVLSGGSAIGAVVSGGTQYVSSGGVATNTQVLSGGSMGVSRGGVANGASVASGGLQRVYSGGLANGTVISGGTQYISAGGSAVSASVTADGTQTVFSGGSANATVVSGGTQYVSSGGVASGTQVLSGGSMGVSRGGVANGASVASGGLQRVYSGGLTSGTQVQGGKQYVSGGGLAVDTTVAAGSLTVFARGSASGATIAGGAMTVSSGGDATGTTVGGGAQQAVLLGGSIEQTTVAAGGTLTVDVGGTTAQGTTAAAPVQGLALTGTLNIAEASTDALTGGAAIALSGLAMSGGTVVLGAPGSGGYKTVSIDGLSGSGQFVMNTNVGAQQADRLVVSQGSGTFTLSVHDASTAPPTSATERLLLVDATGSTATFSLPVSAMDVGAYKFGLQDVSGQYYLYNTGQRSDIASVAQAAASLPALLWYAQVQQTVSHLDDYRGGVSEGGLWVRAFDQQLRTDPAGTSASTEFYGAQIGRDWRVATRGGSWYVGVTGGFGQAHESFDDIGGGTARPWNLGVYGSYDNPSGVFADAIVRYTGLRENLSVTTAANAASASYSQNGYALSLDGGRRLALAGRWWAEPRVSVTYQHSGAVDYGTTLGTPIALAASNLVFSDAGVSFGGSFAVGDMKLEPFVRLGATHVFGGDLTDTVGGTALQGSMPRTWFSASAGLSAALSAHVRAYGAFTAGKGHDYTQPWAVTVGLSYAE comes from the coding sequence TTGACTACCCGATCCTCACGGGCGGACGGCCCTCGTCTGTCCACGTCCAGCGCGTGCACGACGCACACCACGTCCGCTGCGTCGTCGCGCTACCGCACGCTGTCGAAACCTGCCGCAATGCTCGCGGCCGTGCTGCCGTTCGCCGGTGCGCACGTTCAGGCGCTCGCGCAATCCTGCGACAACCAGACGCTGCCCGGCGGTCCCACTTGCGCGACGACGGTCGGCGCGGGCGCGACCGTCACCGGCACGATCGTCAACAGCGGCGCGACGCAGCGTGTGCGTGGCACCGCGAACGCGACCGTCATTAACGCGAGCGGCAGTCAGGCGGTGTCGAGCGGTGGCCTTGCGACGACGACCGTGATTGCCGGCGGTGGCGTGCAGTCGGTACTGTCGGGCGGTTCGGCGATCGGCGCGGTCGTGTCGGGCGGCACGCAGTATGTGTCGTCGGGTGGTGTTGCGACGAACACGCAGGTGTTGTCGGGCGGCAGCATGGGTGTGTCGCGCGGGGGCGTCGCGAATGGTGCGAGTGTCGCGTCGGGCGGTTTGCAGCGCGTGTATTCGGGCGGCCTTGCAAACGGCACGGTGATTTCGGGCGGCACGCAATACATCTCGGCAGGAGGCAGCGCGGTGTCCGCGAGCGTCACCGCCGACGGCACACAGACTGTTTTCTCCGGCGGCTCGGCGAACGCGACGGTGGTGTCGGGCGGCACGCAGTATGTGTCGTCGGGTGGCGTCGCGTCGGGGACGCAGGTGTTGTCGGGCGGCAGCATGGGCGTGTCGCGCGGTGGTGTCGCGAACGGCGCGAGCGTCGCATCGGGTGGTTTGCAACGCGTGTATTCGGGCGGCCTCACGTCGGGCACGCAGGTACAGGGCGGCAAGCAGTATGTGTCGGGCGGCGGGCTCGCGGTCGATACCACCGTCGCAGCCGGCTCGTTGACCGTGTTCGCACGCGGTAGCGCGAGCGGCGCGACGATCGCAGGCGGCGCGATGACGGTGTCGAGCGGCGGCGACGCGACCGGCACGACCGTCGGCGGCGGCGCGCAGCAGGCCGTGCTGCTCGGCGGCAGCATCGAACAGACGACGGTGGCCGCAGGCGGCACGCTGACCGTCGACGTCGGTGGCACGACTGCGCAGGGCACGACGGCTGCCGCACCGGTGCAAGGACTCGCGCTTACGGGCACGTTGAACATCGCCGAAGCCTCGACCGATGCCTTGACCGGCGGCGCCGCGATCGCACTGAGCGGACTCGCGATGAGCGGCGGCACCGTCGTGCTCGGCGCACCGGGCAGCGGCGGTTACAAGACCGTGTCGATCGACGGGCTGTCGGGTAGCGGTCAGTTCGTGATGAACACGAACGTCGGTGCGCAGCAGGCGGATCGACTGGTCGTGTCGCAGGGCAGCGGCACCTTCACGCTGAGCGTGCACGACGCGAGCACCGCGCCGCCGACCAGTGCGACCGAACGTCTGCTGCTCGTCGATGCGACCGGTAGTACAGCGACCTTTTCGCTACCGGTCAGCGCGATGGACGTCGGCGCGTACAAGTTCGGTCTGCAGGACGTGAGCGGCCAGTACTACCTGTACAACACCGGCCAGCGCAGCGATATCGCGTCGGTCGCGCAGGCTGCCGCGTCGTTGCCCGCGCTGCTGTGGTACGCGCAGGTTCAGCAGACGGTCTCGCATCTGGACGACTATCGCGGCGGTGTGTCGGAGGGCGGTTTGTGGGTGCGTGCATTCGACCAGCAGTTGCGCACGGACCCCGCAGGCACATCGGCGTCGACCGAGTTCTATGGCGCGCAGATCGGTCGCGACTGGCGCGTCGCGACGCGCGGCGGTAGCTGGTACGTCGGCGTGACGGGCGGCTTCGGACAGGCGCACGAATCGTTCGATGACATCGGCGGCGGCACCGCGCGGCCGTGGAATCTCGGCGTGTACGGCAGCTACGACAATCCGTCCGGTGTGTTCGCCGATGCGATCGTCCGCTACACCGGCCTGCGCGAAAACCTTAGCGTCACGACGGCGGCGAACGCGGCGTCGGCAAGTTATAGCCAGAACGGATACGCGCTGTCGCTCGACGGCGGACGACGGCTCGCGCTCGCGGGCCGCTGGTGGGCCGAACCGCGCGTGTCGGTCACGTATCAGCACAGCGGCGCAGTGGACTACGGCACGACGCTCGGCACGCCGATCGCGCTCGCCGCGTCGAACCTCGTGTTCAGCGACGCGGGCGTGTCGTTCGGCGGATCGTTCGCGGTCGGCGACATGAAACTCGAGCCGTTCGTGCGGCTCGGTGCGACGCATGTGTTCGGCGGTGACTTGACTGACACCGTCGGCGGCACTGCGTTGCAGGGCTCGATGCCGCGCACCTGGTTCTCTGCGAGCGCGGGACTGTCGGCAGCGCTGTCCGCACACGTGCGCGCGTACGGCGCGTTCACCGCGGGCAAGGGACACGACTATACGCAGCCGTGGGCGGTCACGGTCGGGTTGAGTTACGCCGAGTGA
- a CDS encoding alpha/beta hydrolase produces the protein MTEIFHRDDERAPNERPVPVVAPQRIAVGTETGTGTVPVFSSNQAGAWDAPQPDVRRVVILMHGRLRNADAYFRLAEQARTAAGDDARDTLLVVPQFLATADVDAHRLDATTLHWDWTGWMGGDPSLGPAPISSFDVLDAILRRLAQRERFPALSTVVIAGHSGGGQVAQRYAVVTRGEAQLATHGIAVRYVIANPSSYVYFDALRPTADGAFITFDDARCPGFDDWKYGLKRLPAYALEAMRGGSAAGLEAAYAQRDVVLLLGGDDCDPRHPALDTSCAAQAQGAHRLERGRAYARYMRMRHGDNLNHRVFEVPGMGHDGAGIFTSEAGLAALFDQHPIHDMHRGDPMPIR, from the coding sequence ATGACCGAGATTTTTCATCGCGACGACGAACGCGCGCCGAACGAGCGCCCCGTTCCGGTCGTCGCGCCGCAACGCATTGCTGTAGGAACGGAGACGGGCACCGGGACGGTGCCGGTGTTCTCGAGTAATCAGGCGGGTGCGTGGGACGCGCCGCAGCCCGACGTGCGCCGTGTCGTGATCCTGATGCACGGCCGGTTGCGCAACGCCGACGCGTATTTCCGTCTCGCGGAACAGGCGCGCACGGCAGCCGGCGACGATGCGCGCGACACGCTGCTCGTCGTCCCGCAGTTTCTCGCGACGGCCGACGTCGACGCGCATCGCCTCGACGCGACGACGCTGCACTGGGACTGGACCGGCTGGATGGGTGGCGATCCGTCGCTCGGTCCCGCGCCGATCAGTTCGTTCGATGTGCTCGACGCGATCCTGCGGCGTCTCGCGCAGCGCGAGCGTTTTCCTGCGCTGTCGACGGTCGTGATCGCAGGTCACTCGGGCGGCGGCCAGGTCGCGCAGCGCTATGCGGTCGTCACGCGCGGCGAAGCGCAGCTTGCGACGCACGGCATCGCGGTGCGTTACGTGATCGCGAATCCGTCGTCGTATGTGTATTTCGATGCGCTGCGTCCAACCGCGGACGGCGCGTTCATCACGTTCGACGATGCGCGCTGCCCCGGCTTCGACGACTGGAAATACGGCCTGAAACGCTTGCCCGCGTATGCACTCGAAGCGATGCGCGGCGGGTCTGCTGCCGGGCTCGAAGCGGCCTATGCGCAACGCGACGTCGTGCTGCTGCTCGGCGGCGACGACTGCGATCCGCGGCATCCCGCACTCGACACATCGTGTGCCGCGCAGGCGCAGGGCGCGCATCGTCTGGAGCGGGGCCGCGCCTACGCGCGCTACATGCGGATGCGTCACGGCGACAACCTGAATCATCGCGTGTTCGAGGTGCCCGGCATGGGCCACGACGGCGCGGGGATTTTCACGTCGGAGGCGGGGCTCGCCGCGCTGTTCGACCAGCACCCCATTCACGATATGCACAGAGGCGATCCGATGCCGATCCGCTGA